The following proteins come from a genomic window of Corynebacterium falsenii:
- a CDS encoding alpha/beta hydrolase gives MKKGVIRAVAATLAALAPAVATVAVSPAAQAEPGQADQAVTPATIHFGKTPNLDPNKASWRFALGQYQQAGFDNIEEAYAYSPSMDRYVPLVVIRPLDKAKRANAPTLYLLNGADGGEGGANWLMQTDVVEYLGGLDDPSKSLRAKAGLRDPSPGIGANIVIPMSGAFSYYSDWVNEAPQLGGKQMWETFLTKELPAPLESALGSNGKRALAGMSMSGTTSLLYAEHNPGFYNALGSFSGCAATTTGAAPLFVNITLNRANSNMNEMWGGPQSEVARYNDALINADKLRDTENIYVSNGSGWPGEHDLPSDPRVDGNLLTSARVMVEGGAIETATNTCTHDLEAKTRALDIPVTYNFRPQGTHQWGYWQDDLRDFWPIVTKGLGTNVPRPAEPHSQPATGNIFGSQQ, from the coding sequence ATGAAAAAAGGTGTCATCCGGGCAGTTGCAGCTACCCTGGCCGCCCTCGCTCCCGCAGTAGCGACCGTGGCCGTCTCCCCCGCGGCGCAGGCTGAACCGGGTCAGGCTGACCAGGCGGTAACCCCCGCTACGATCCACTTCGGCAAGACCCCGAACCTCGACCCGAATAAGGCGTCGTGGCGCTTCGCGTTGGGTCAGTACCAGCAGGCTGGTTTCGACAACATCGAAGAGGCCTACGCTTACTCACCGTCCATGGACCGATACGTGCCGCTGGTCGTCATCCGTCCGCTGGATAAGGCCAAGCGAGCCAATGCTCCCACGCTGTACCTCCTCAATGGTGCAGACGGCGGCGAGGGCGGCGCGAACTGGCTCATGCAGACCGACGTTGTCGAGTACCTCGGTGGCTTGGACGATCCCTCCAAGAGCCTGCGTGCTAAGGCTGGCCTGCGAGATCCTTCCCCGGGCATCGGCGCCAACATCGTCATCCCCATGTCCGGTGCGTTTTCCTACTACTCCGACTGGGTGAACGAGGCCCCGCAGCTGGGTGGCAAGCAGATGTGGGAGACCTTCCTCACTAAGGAACTCCCCGCTCCGCTGGAATCTGCTCTGGGTTCCAACGGCAAGCGTGCCCTGGCGGGCATGTCGATGTCCGGCACTACCTCCCTGCTCTACGCCGAGCACAACCCCGGCTTCTACAATGCGCTCGGCTCGTTCTCTGGGTGCGCTGCCACCACCACCGGTGCTGCACCGTTGTTCGTGAACATCACGCTCAACCGCGCGAACTCCAACATGAACGAGATGTGGGGCGGCCCGCAGTCCGAGGTGGCTCGCTACAACGATGCCCTCATCAACGCGGACAAGCTGCGTGACACGGAAAACATCTACGTGTCCAATGGTTCCGGTTGGCCCGGTGAGCACGACCTTCCCTCCGACCCGCGCGTGGATGGCAACCTGCTGACCTCCGCCCGAGTCATGGTGGAAGGTGGTGCCATCGAAACCGCCACGAACACGTGCACCCACGATCTGGAAGCCAAGACTCGGGCTCTGGACATCCCCGTGACGTACAACTTCCGCCCCCAGGGCACCCACCAGTGGGGTTACTGGCAGGATGACCTGCGCGACTTCTGGCCTATCGTCACCAAGGGCCTCGGCACCAACGTGCCGCGCCCTGCCGAGCCGCACTCTCAGCCGGCCACCGGCAACATCTTCGGCTCGCAGCAGTAG
- a CDS encoding M1 family metallopeptidase, translated as MTFPRPCRSTPIDGAIDSYTGIAYNLGFHVLHYDLDLDYNVEPNHLKATATISVENYLPLKTLTLDLANNLAVNRVSITGYGEASLADTLTIRRFRHSGNKLTITFREEIPADLTFDVRISYAGYPRPLRSKWGEVGWEETDTGSVVAGQLNGAPSWFPCDDTPDEKATYRIAITAHRDVTAVATGLLTSTTSSGNTITRVFEVDYPMATYLAAVYVGPYERREWPKAQVGRKEVPVIGWVPVGDAHAKRVRDNIDRDFKDQTAMVEAFSEMFGPYPFPEYSVVVTNEVMEIPLEAQALSMFGSNHANGRGTWERLIAHELSHQWFGNSVGLVEWRDIWLNEGFACYAEWLWFERSRGIPAATHARSHYDVLRIKPQDLVLAEPGGQEMFDDRVYKRGALTVHALRCLLGDAAFFELLHTWTSTFRMGLVETRDLENLVQHITQALPHVSSADVTALFDAWVRGAELPEFPVPAAGAADAAGAAGAIPTAALPAGPNAPDVDAGGR; from the coding sequence GTGACTTTTCCCCGCCCTTGCCGCAGTACACCCATCGATGGCGCTATCGATTCCTACACCGGAATCGCCTACAACCTGGGCTTTCACGTACTGCATTACGATTTGGATCTCGACTACAACGTTGAGCCCAATCATCTGAAGGCAACTGCCACCATCTCGGTGGAAAATTACCTCCCCCTGAAAACCCTCACGCTCGACTTGGCGAATAACCTCGCTGTCAACCGCGTGAGCATCACCGGTTACGGGGAGGCCAGTCTCGCGGATACCCTCACGATCCGCCGTTTCCGCCACTCTGGCAACAAACTCACCATCACTTTCCGCGAGGAAATCCCCGCCGATCTCACCTTTGACGTGCGGATTTCCTACGCCGGCTATCCCCGCCCGCTGCGCTCCAAGTGGGGCGAGGTCGGCTGGGAGGAGACGGACACCGGCTCGGTCGTCGCCGGCCAACTCAACGGCGCACCCAGCTGGTTCCCCTGCGACGACACCCCGGACGAGAAGGCCACGTACCGCATCGCCATCACCGCACACCGCGATGTCACTGCGGTGGCCACGGGCCTGCTGACCTCCACGACGTCCTCTGGCAACACCATCACCCGCGTCTTCGAGGTCGATTACCCCATGGCCACCTATTTGGCGGCTGTGTATGTGGGACCGTATGAGCGTCGAGAATGGCCGAAGGCCCAGGTGGGGCGCAAGGAGGTACCGGTCATCGGGTGGGTGCCTGTCGGCGACGCCCACGCCAAGCGCGTCCGGGACAACATCGATCGGGACTTCAAGGATCAAACCGCCATGGTGGAGGCCTTTTCCGAGATGTTCGGCCCCTACCCCTTCCCCGAGTATTCCGTGGTGGTCACCAACGAGGTGATGGAGATTCCGCTGGAGGCGCAAGCGCTGTCCATGTTCGGCAGCAACCACGCCAACGGTCGGGGCACCTGGGAACGCCTCATCGCCCACGAGTTGTCGCACCAGTGGTTCGGCAACTCTGTGGGACTGGTGGAATGGCGAGACATCTGGCTCAATGAGGGCTTCGCCTGCTACGCGGAATGGCTGTGGTTCGAGCGCTCCCGCGGCATCCCAGCGGCCACACATGCCCGCTCGCACTACGATGTGCTGCGCATCAAGCCGCAAGACCTCGTGCTCGCCGAGCCGGGTGGGCAAGAAATGTTCGATGACCGCGTGTACAAGCGCGGCGCACTGACCGTGCACGCGCTGCGCTGTTTGCTGGGCGATGCGGCGTTTTTCGAGCTGCTCCACACATGGACGTCCACGTTCCGGATGGGGTTGGTGGAAACGCGCGACCTGGAGAACCTGGTTCAACACATCACCCAGGCGCTGCCACATGTGAGCAGCGCGGATGTCACGGCCCTGTTCGACGCATGGGTCCGGGGAGCTGAGCTACCCGAATTCCCTGTGCCGGCAGCAGGTGCGGCAGACGCAGCGGGCGCAGCGGGCGCTATCCCCACCGCCGCTCTGCCGGCCGGACCCAACGCCCCCGACGTCGACGCAGGAGGGCGCTGA
- a CDS encoding glycosyltransferase — MTSQPSHSSHDAPPADSVDVLMTVYHRIDPSDLTWALASIHQQTLQPAHTVIVLDGPVGEKLRGVVEQYKKLHDTTVIVELPENQGSAIASNAGLEHCASTWVARLDADDIARPDRLEKQLDYLREHPEIDALGTALAEFTDHDLPVAAPGDFTVDLGAVATIAHSTRALPETNEEIHKAVAWNSPINHPASILRTSALRELGGYRHVPFMEDYDLWARLVAGGYTLHNLPEGLTYFRTSEAMFDRRTGTDMWRAEKQMQANLFHYGLISRPRAIFNLLFRSLYRSLPRPMLRLVYRVLFQR, encoded by the coding sequence ATGACTTCCCAGCCCTCCCATTCTTCCCATGATGCGCCACCGGCCGACTCTGTGGACGTTCTCATGACCGTCTACCACCGCATCGACCCCAGCGACCTCACGTGGGCTTTGGCCAGCATCCACCAGCAAACCCTCCAACCAGCACACACCGTGATCGTCCTCGACGGCCCGGTGGGTGAGAAGCTTCGGGGTGTCGTCGAGCAGTACAAGAAGCTGCATGACACGACCGTGATCGTGGAGTTGCCAGAGAATCAGGGCAGCGCCATCGCATCGAACGCGGGGCTGGAACACTGCGCGAGCACCTGGGTGGCGCGGCTGGACGCCGACGATATCGCGCGCCCCGACCGGCTGGAAAAACAGCTCGATTACCTGCGCGAACACCCGGAGATCGACGCACTGGGAACCGCGTTGGCGGAGTTCACCGACCACGACCTACCGGTCGCCGCGCCGGGAGACTTCACGGTGGATCTCGGAGCGGTAGCAACGATAGCCCACTCCACCCGGGCGCTGCCGGAGACAAACGAGGAGATCCACAAGGCGGTGGCCTGGAATTCCCCGATCAATCACCCCGCCTCCATCCTGCGCACCAGCGCGCTGCGCGAACTCGGCGGCTACCGGCACGTACCATTCATGGAGGACTACGACCTCTGGGCGCGGTTGGTGGCCGGTGGCTACACGCTGCATAACCTGCCGGAAGGGCTCACCTACTTCCGCACGTCGGAGGCAATGTTCGACCGCCGGACGGGCACAGACATGTGGCGCGCAGAGAAGCAGATGCAGGCCAACCTGTTTCATTACGGGCTGATTAGCCGACCACGGGCTATATTTAACCTGTTATTCCGTAGTCTGTACCGATCTCTGCCGCGCCCCATGCTGCGGTTGGTCTATCGCGTACTATTCCAGCGCTGA
- a CDS encoding MFS transporter — MPRNKNAWKLVAFAVLAVAWGGNEFTPMMVFYRQEHVFSRVFVDALLACYAAGIAVALLLSGPLSDRYGRRVVMLPAPVVGLVGSILIALGETNEPLIFIGRVLSGLSIGMAMTAGGSWIKELSTTHFDPTAKPNSGAKRATMSLTFGFGAGAGLAGVLAQWLPAPGQITYIVHILLSIAALVGLSRIPETRQSAHLKVRGSFWTDLRVPSMWNPRFIFAVLPIAPWVFGCAGVAYAIMPSLAQSESSTPIAFSALVTALALALGFSIQQVSHWYIRPNNSRAQQVGLVIVIIGMIIAAWTAKVGSIAGTIVVAVLLGTAYGICLITGLTEVQRIAGPDDLGGLTAVFYAFTYIGFFFPMILTRLSEWFTYPIMLGFGAVMAALALVVVTITSKKFIPAPAEA, encoded by the coding sequence ATGCCAAGGAATAAAAATGCATGGAAACTCGTAGCTTTTGCCGTGCTCGCCGTGGCATGGGGAGGCAACGAGTTCACCCCCATGATGGTGTTTTACCGCCAAGAACACGTGTTCAGCCGCGTGTTCGTGGATGCCCTCCTGGCGTGCTACGCAGCAGGCATCGCAGTTGCCCTGTTGCTCTCCGGCCCGCTTTCCGACCGCTACGGCCGCCGCGTGGTGATGCTCCCCGCACCGGTCGTCGGCCTCGTGGGCAGTATCCTCATCGCCCTGGGCGAAACCAACGAGCCCCTCATCTTCATCGGGCGCGTCCTCTCCGGCCTATCCATCGGCATGGCTATGACCGCAGGTGGCTCGTGGATCAAGGAACTGTCCACCACTCACTTCGACCCCACAGCCAAGCCAAACTCCGGCGCCAAGCGCGCCACCATGTCCCTCACCTTCGGTTTCGGTGCGGGCGCAGGACTGGCAGGAGTGCTCGCCCAGTGGCTGCCCGCTCCCGGCCAGATCACGTACATCGTCCACATCCTCCTGTCCATCGCCGCGCTCGTGGGTCTCTCCCGCATCCCCGAAACGCGCCAGTCTGCTCACCTCAAAGTGCGCGGATCGTTCTGGACTGACCTGCGTGTGCCGTCGATGTGGAACCCGCGGTTCATCTTCGCCGTGCTTCCCATTGCCCCCTGGGTCTTTGGTTGTGCGGGCGTGGCCTACGCGATCATGCCCAGCCTGGCTCAGTCTGAGTCTTCGACGCCGATTGCGTTCTCCGCTCTCGTCACCGCCCTGGCGCTGGCGCTCGGATTCTCCATCCAACAGGTATCCCACTGGTACATCCGGCCCAACAACTCCCGTGCCCAGCAGGTAGGCCTGGTCATCGTGATCATCGGCATGATCATCGCAGCGTGGACGGCCAAGGTCGGATCCATCGCGGGCACCATCGTGGTCGCAGTTCTGCTCGGCACCGCCTACGGCATTTGCCTCATCACCGGCCTCACGGAGGTGCAACGCATCGCAGGCCCCGATGACCTCGGCGGTCTGACCGCAGTGTTCTACGCCTTCACCTACATCGGCTTCTTCTTCCCGATGATCCTCACCCGCCTGAGCGAGTGGTTCACCTACCCGATCATGCTCGGCTTCGGCGCCGTCATGGCCGCTCTGGCCTTGGTGGTCGTTACGATCACGTCGAAGAAGTTCATCCCCGCCCCTGCCGAGGCCTAG
- a CDS encoding acyl-CoA dehydrogenase family protein codes for MSHNTTSGNDALQPEGNATSPAAEDPQNSAGSSTENPMRGENSGEDRSEERGDDRRHDKGENSTRRFSIRRAKDAPATLNAAPDELVAAHVTEDLKSVLDGEFVDARSRMRELLATGNFIPRPDFDLEEARAHTTDQLSKVLETGLPHAAFRKDQGGTGDTGYCLTSIEMLGHSDLGLMVKSGVQWGLFGGAVGNLGSERHEQMVKDLINLDALGCFAMTERGHGSDVQNLETTATYDPETQEFIINSPTASSEKWYIGNAARDGRWAAVFAQLFVPGDEESKGVHCLLVRIREDDGSAVEGVHLGDHGYKGGLKGVDNGTLSFNNVRIPREGLLNRFADVDEQGNYSSDIDNPNRRFFTMLGALVRGRVTVGAAAGAAARTALDIGATYANLRRQFAPDDSLPEKRLIEHRWHRLRLIPRIARSYGLQFATNHLISRVHELDQLGLNPAVFTKEQQADQREVEAHAAALKAANTAHATDTIQDMREACGGAGYMAENLLTTLKADSDVFTTFEGDNVVMMQLAAKELMTGFAKELGGLKPMEMVRFGLDSFGTLLRRRTAADAILQNLVDTFSDSDDASLFDPAYQLELLTEREDRMMLSLARRLRAARKLGVEEAAKVVDKAQDHLLAVGWAHVDRIIFEAFVDAESRLESEEGSQVLEQIRDVFFLSCIVDNASWYLEQNLLSGTRTKAARAALNDLCDSLGPWSQVLVDAFGIPSTITNVTMMESYEDMTPKWVSDPSASEQARSEAQR; via the coding sequence ATGTCACATAACACCACTTCTGGGAACGATGCACTCCAGCCCGAGGGCAACGCCACTAGCCCTGCTGCGGAAGATCCGCAGAACTCCGCTGGAAGCTCCACCGAGAACCCCATGCGTGGAGAAAACAGCGGTGAAGACCGCAGTGAAGAACGCGGAGACGACCGCAGACACGACAAGGGAGAAAACTCCACCCGACGCTTCTCGATCCGCCGCGCGAAGGATGCCCCCGCAACACTCAACGCCGCACCGGACGAGCTAGTAGCCGCCCACGTGACCGAGGATCTGAAGTCCGTCCTCGATGGCGAGTTCGTCGATGCTCGCAGCCGCATGCGCGAGCTGCTGGCCACGGGTAATTTCATCCCCCGCCCCGACTTCGACCTGGAGGAAGCTCGGGCGCACACCACCGATCAGCTCAGCAAGGTACTGGAAACCGGCCTGCCCCATGCCGCATTCCGCAAGGATCAGGGCGGCACGGGCGACACGGGCTACTGCCTGACCTCCATCGAGATGCTGGGGCACTCTGACTTGGGGCTCATGGTGAAGTCCGGCGTGCAATGGGGCCTGTTCGGCGGCGCTGTGGGCAACCTCGGTTCCGAGCGGCACGAGCAGATGGTCAAGGATCTCATCAACCTCGACGCCCTGGGCTGCTTCGCCATGACGGAGCGCGGTCACGGTTCCGATGTGCAAAACCTCGAAACCACAGCCACCTACGATCCGGAGACCCAGGAGTTCATCATCAACTCCCCCACGGCCTCGTCGGAGAAGTGGTACATCGGCAACGCCGCCCGCGATGGTCGCTGGGCTGCGGTGTTCGCGCAGCTGTTCGTTCCCGGGGACGAGGAATCGAAGGGTGTGCACTGCCTGCTGGTTCGCATCCGCGAGGACGACGGTTCCGCCGTTGAGGGTGTCCACCTCGGAGATCATGGCTACAAGGGCGGGCTTAAAGGCGTCGACAACGGAACGCTGAGCTTCAACAACGTCCGCATCCCGCGTGAGGGCCTGCTCAACCGCTTCGCCGATGTCGATGAGCAGGGCAACTACTCCTCCGATATCGACAACCCGAACCGCCGCTTCTTCACCATGCTGGGCGCGCTCGTGCGCGGTCGCGTGACCGTGGGAGCGGCTGCAGGCGCTGCCGCCCGCACCGCGCTGGATATCGGCGCCACGTACGCGAACCTGCGCCGCCAGTTCGCACCGGATGATTCCCTGCCGGAGAAGCGGCTCATCGAGCACCGCTGGCACCGCCTGCGCCTCATCCCGCGAATCGCCCGCAGCTATGGCCTACAGTTCGCCACGAACCACCTGATCTCCCGCGTGCACGAGCTCGATCAGCTGGGCCTGAACCCGGCCGTGTTCACCAAGGAGCAGCAGGCCGACCAGCGTGAGGTCGAGGCCCACGCCGCCGCACTGAAGGCTGCGAACACTGCCCACGCCACCGACACCATTCAGGACATGCGCGAAGCCTGCGGCGGCGCCGGGTACATGGCGGAGAACTTGCTCACCACACTCAAGGCCGATTCGGATGTGTTCACCACCTTCGAGGGCGACAACGTGGTGATGATGCAGCTCGCCGCCAAGGAGCTCATGACCGGCTTCGCCAAGGAGCTCGGCGGCCTCAAGCCGATGGAGATGGTCCGCTTCGGCCTGGATAGCTTCGGTACCCTGCTGCGCCGCCGCACCGCCGCCGATGCAATTCTGCAGAACCTCGTGGATACATTCAGCGACAGCGATGACGCATCCCTGTTCGACCCTGCCTACCAGCTCGAGCTGCTCACTGAGCGCGAGGATCGCATGATGTTGTCGCTCGCTCGCCGCCTACGCGCGGCTCGCAAGCTGGGTGTGGAGGAAGCAGCCAAGGTCGTGGACAAGGCCCAGGACCACCTGCTCGCTGTGGGTTGGGCGCACGTGGATCGCATCATCTTCGAGGCCTTCGTGGATGCCGAATCCCGCCTGGAGTCGGAGGAAGGGAGCCAGGTTCTGGAGCAGATCCGCGACGTCTTCTTCCTCAGCTGCATCGTAGATAACGCCTCGTGGTACTTGGAACAGAACCTGCTTTCCGGCACGCGCACGAAGGCTGCCCGCGCGGCGCTCAACGATCTGTGCGATTCGCTGGGTCCATGGTCGCAGGTGCTAGTGGATGCGTTCGGCATCCCGAGCACGATCACGAATGTCACGATGATGGAGTCCTACGAGGACATGACCCCCAAGTGGGTCTCTGACCCTTCCGCGTCTGAGCAAGCACGCTCCGAGGCGCAGCGGTAG
- a CDS encoding glycosyltransferase family 2 protein, with protein MAHPHTSASDVAPRNDRSAGGSSSAGSPSGSSARDSVDSRDNKDNRDVWLIIPCYNEGTVIGDVIRNALRTFPNIVAVNDGSADDSAEQIHAAGAHLVNHPVNLGQGAALQTGVEYARSQPGAQYFVTFDADGQHQVKDVLTMLGRMRTEEVDIITGTRFGGQDNSQVPWLKRLVLQTVVLLSPKTRKLGLSDAHNGLRVFNKRVADELNLRMNGMSHASEFVTLMATKGWRVSEEPVDILYTEYSMSKGQSLLNGVNILADGFVARKLP; from the coding sequence ATGGCACACCCTCACACTTCCGCCAGCGACGTTGCACCGCGCAACGATCGCAGCGCTGGCGGCTCTAGCAGCGCTGGAAGCCCTAGCGGCTCGAGCGCTCGTGACTCGGTCGACAGCAGGGACAATAAGGACAACCGGGACGTCTGGCTGATCATCCCCTGCTACAACGAAGGCACTGTCATCGGGGATGTGATCCGCAACGCCCTGCGCACCTTCCCCAACATCGTGGCCGTCAATGACGGCTCGGCTGACGACTCCGCCGAGCAGATCCACGCCGCTGGTGCACACCTAGTCAATCACCCCGTGAACTTGGGGCAGGGCGCTGCCCTGCAGACAGGTGTGGAATACGCCCGCAGCCAGCCGGGAGCCCAGTACTTCGTCACTTTCGACGCCGACGGCCAGCACCAAGTCAAGGACGTGCTCACGATGCTGGGACGGATGCGCACCGAAGAGGTGGACATCATCACGGGTACCCGTTTCGGCGGGCAGGACAACTCGCAGGTTCCGTGGCTCAAGCGCCTCGTGCTGCAGACCGTGGTGCTGCTCTCCCCGAAGACTCGGAAGCTCGGGCTGTCCGACGCCCACAACGGCCTGCGCGTGTTCAACAAGCGCGTGGCCGATGAGTTGAACCTGCGGATGAACGGCATGAGCCACGCCAGCGAGTTCGTAACCCTCATGGCAACCAAGGGTTGGCGCGTGAGCGAGGAGCCCGTGGACATTCTCTACACCGAATACTCCATGTCCAAGGGCCAAAGCCTGCTCAACGGTGTGAACATCCTGGCCGACGGATTCGTTGCGAGGAAGCTGCCATGA
- a CDS encoding NAD-dependent epimerase/dehydratase family protein, with product MRAIVTGGAGFIGSHLVDKLIDRGDEVTIVDNFSHGKRTNINPKATVIDADIRTADLDSIVSKASPEVIFHLAAQIDVRSSVEDPINDATLNILSTIRLAEAARRHGVRKIVHTSSGGAIYGRPELPVSEKVVPEPESPYAASKYAGEIYLNVYRRLYGLECSFIAPANVYGPRQDPHGEAGVVAIFSQHLLQGKPTKVFGEGSNTRDYVYVGDVVDAFIAASGDKGNGLRFNVGTGKETTDRELHSLVAAAAGADDDPEFAPARLGDVPRSALDASLAREVLGWSPQVSLEEGIRRTVEFFR from the coding sequence ATGCGCGCAATCGTCACAGGCGGTGCCGGATTCATCGGCTCTCATCTGGTCGACAAACTCATCGATCGCGGCGATGAGGTCACCATCGTGGATAACTTCAGCCACGGCAAGCGCACGAACATCAACCCCAAGGCCACGGTGATCGACGCCGACATTCGCACCGCCGACCTTGATTCGATCGTGTCGAAGGCCTCTCCGGAGGTCATCTTCCACCTGGCGGCGCAGATCGACGTGCGCAGCTCGGTCGAGGACCCTATTAACGACGCCACCCTCAACATCCTCTCCACCATTCGGCTCGCGGAAGCCGCACGCCGGCACGGCGTGCGCAAGATTGTGCACACCTCCAGTGGCGGAGCCATCTACGGCCGGCCCGAGCTCCCTGTCAGCGAGAAGGTGGTTCCGGAGCCAGAATCGCCTTACGCGGCGTCGAAATATGCGGGAGAAATCTACCTGAACGTGTACCGGCGCCTGTATGGGTTGGAGTGCTCATTCATTGCACCAGCCAATGTCTACGGGCCGCGGCAGGATCCGCACGGCGAGGCCGGCGTGGTGGCGATCTTCAGCCAGCACCTACTGCAGGGCAAGCCCACCAAGGTGTTCGGTGAGGGTTCTAACACCCGCGACTACGTGTACGTGGGGGACGTAGTGGATGCGTTCATTGCGGCGTCCGGCGACAAAGGCAACGGGCTGCGGTTCAACGTGGGAACCGGCAAGGAGACCACCGACCGGGAGCTGCACTCGCTCGTGGCAGCTGCCGCGGGGGCTGATGACGACCCTGAGTTCGCCCCGGCGCGCCTGGGAGATGTGCCGCGCTCGGCACTGGACGCGTCCCTGGCCCGCGAGGTACTGGGCTGGTCCCCGCAGGTCAGCCTGGAAGAAGGTATCCGGCGGACAGTGGAGTTCTTCCGGTAG
- a CDS encoding DUF2304 domain-containing protein — protein MTGTTMLIQTLLLLAVLGLALYFLSNRKKARAKAGVKIGFVLFIILSVWTVLRPDDLTVVARWLGVSRGTDLLLYMLVVGFVFTTMSTYMRLREQELRYARLARAIALQNAVPPEQNTAQQNTAQPDNDSDSASVESSPSPHDNR, from the coding sequence ATGACCGGAACCACCATGCTCATCCAAACCCTGCTGCTGCTGGCAGTACTGGGGTTGGCCCTCTATTTCCTCTCCAACCGCAAGAAGGCTCGCGCCAAGGCGGGCGTGAAGATCGGCTTCGTGCTGTTCATCATCCTCTCGGTGTGGACGGTGCTGCGGCCGGACGATCTCACAGTGGTCGCGCGCTGGCTCGGCGTATCCCGTGGCACGGACTTGCTGCTGTACATGCTGGTGGTGGGGTTTGTGTTCACCACGATGTCCACGTACATGCGCCTGCGTGAGCAGGAGCTGCGGTACGCCCGCTTGGCGCGCGCTATTGCACTGCAGAATGCGGTGCCGCCGGAGCAGAACACAGCACAGCAGAACACAGCACAGCCGGACAATGATAGTGATTCCGCTAGTGTGGAGTCTTCCCCCTCTCCGCACGACAATCGGTAA
- a CDS encoding sensor histidine kinase yields MALNFLLEPQEVRLFTILMGLALSILLAAAVKFPRIAAPLFIAALGFATIHSSSEFAAFTFMVPVFCGIIAYSGRIWLTVMCTVLLGAWGVLDPSAKTLTDSVASADLMAAIIWTGFLCVADALGWFLGHKDRQRRDLTEEWRRELETKQSQLAESLHDNVASSLTSVVMKSETLGLQIDALRKQQAKIVEPTARENDIEILHLRESLEFIAEEGRTAMTQLRELLNALTTTDWQKPGNPALRPAESLEQAIRLLKNHGFTVQFRDEARATSLSSREFAALLPDGNQQRMLTQRALFEGSTNILKYAKPGSTVEFAIRSSRRRVTLYIRNLCKTAEELPAKRKTIMSSGLGLESLTQWAKRTKGSARGHVVESPAGPLWSLDIEIQR; encoded by the coding sequence GTGGCACTCAACTTCCTGCTGGAGCCACAAGAGGTTCGCTTGTTCACGATCCTCATGGGGTTGGCGCTGTCGATTTTGCTCGCCGCTGCGGTGAAGTTCCCCCGCATCGCAGCACCGCTGTTCATCGCTGCCTTGGGATTCGCGACCATTCATTCGTCGAGCGAGTTCGCAGCTTTTACGTTCATGGTTCCCGTCTTCTGCGGGATCATCGCTTACTCAGGCCGCATTTGGTTAACGGTGATGTGCACAGTCTTGCTCGGCGCCTGGGGAGTCCTAGACCCTTCCGCAAAAACGCTAACGGACTCGGTCGCATCTGCCGATCTCATGGCAGCAATTATCTGGACTGGGTTTCTTTGTGTGGCCGACGCATTGGGGTGGTTCTTAGGGCATAAGGATCGGCAACGCAGAGATCTCACCGAGGAATGGCGCCGTGAGCTCGAGACGAAGCAAAGCCAGCTCGCGGAATCTCTACATGACAACGTGGCTTCATCACTTACTTCCGTCGTCATGAAGTCCGAAACTCTCGGCCTTCAGATCGACGCACTGCGCAAGCAGCAAGCGAAAATAGTTGAGCCCACTGCTCGAGAGAATGACATTGAGATTCTGCATTTACGCGAATCCCTTGAGTTCATCGCTGAAGAAGGACGCACAGCGATGACTCAACTACGAGAGCTACTCAATGCTCTCACCACCACCGACTGGCAAAAACCGGGCAACCCTGCGCTTCGCCCAGCGGAGTCACTCGAGCAGGCAATTCGTCTTCTCAAGAATCACGGCTTCACCGTGCAATTCCGCGACGAGGCACGGGCCACCAGCTTGTCATCCCGAGAATTCGCAGCTCTCTTGCCAGATGGCAACCAGCAGCGCATGCTCACTCAGCGAGCATTGTTCGAGGGTTCAACGAACATCCTCAAGTATGCAAAGCCCGGTTCCACCGTGGAATTCGCCATTCGCAGCAGCAGGCGGCGAGTGACCTTGTACATTCGGAACCTATGCAAAACTGCCGAAGAATTGCCCGCGAAACGAAAGACGATCATGTCATCAGGTTTGGGGCTCGAGAGCTTGACTCAGTGGGCAAAACGCACGAAGGGATCCGCGCGTGGTCACGTCGTCGAGTCTCCGGCAGGGCCTCTATGGTCGCTTGACATCGAGATCCAGCGCTAG